The following DNA comes from Nitrospirota bacterium.
TACGTTGGAAATTTCCTATCTCCTGAATACGGGCATGTTGGTGTGGCATGCCGAGACGGCGCAGGACTTCTTCGATTGGATATTGAAGGGATACATGGTGGCTGAAGAACCGGATGTCCATTTGCCGCTCGCGCTCTGCTGCGACGGCTTCTTCGTCACGCACACCAAAGACGTGGTGCACTTGACGCCAGCCGACATGTGTCTACCGCCTTATGATCCTTATCGCTCGCCCGTGCCCTGCATGGATATGGAGTGCCCGCCCGTGCGGATGATGCGCGACCCGTTCGTGATGAAGAGCAACTATATCAGCTACGCGACGCACGCAAGTTGGCAACAGGAAGTGTGGGCGGCGGTGGAGCGGTCCCGCAAGCATACGATTCACTGGCTCAACGGATTGATCGACGCGGAGAACACGGACGCCGACATTTTGATCGTGACGTCGGGGACCGCAGTGTCGCAGGGACGAGAAGCCATTCGCCTGTTGGAAGACGAAGGCGTACGCTGCGGCCTGGTGAAGGTCAAGACGTTGCGTCCTTGGCCAGGGGACGAAATCCGCGAGGCGACGAAACACGCGAAGCATATCTTCGTGCCGGAGTTCAATGTCACCGGATGGTTGGCCAAGGAGATTCGGGCCACGATTCCCAACAGCGATCGCGTCCATGCCGGTCCCCATGTCTGCGGCGGCATGACCATGCCGCCGGAAATCATTGTTTCTGAAATCAAGACGGCACTGGGGATGCGGGCCATGTCGCTGGCCGGCCGCGGGAGCTGACGAAAGGTGTTTTCTCCGAGCGCCTGGAACCATCAGATTGGCGCTCGGCTCAGCAAGCTAGGGAAGGAGGCATCCATGAGCAAAGAGCGAATCAAAATCGCACCGGAATTCTTCGAGATCATGCCGCCCGAGTATCAGGATTTGGTCCAGCGGGCCACGTTCGGCAAGGAAGACCGGGGCTGGAAAGATATCGGAACCACCAAGGAACTGATCGAAGAGCATTCGCTTTGCGCCGGATGCCCCGAGTCGATGGCC
Coding sequences within:
- a CDS encoding transketolase C-terminal domain-containing protein, with the protein product MAEGKSVIGTQNKKGQTYTDPWYMLHEAPRTPSFFTGSEVIKEAIRRASCDVMIAYPITPQSEAAALIGELFAEGYVGDYFRGESEFAVMSECAGAAFGGARVFTTTAGPGTMRAMENFPMWAGARLPIQMIVTCRGINSPLSIQPDTLEISYLLNTGMLVWHAETAQDFFDWILKGYMVAEEPDVHLPLALCCDGFFVTHTKDVVHLTPADMCLPPYDPYRSPVPCMDMECPPVRMMRDPFVMKSNYISYATHASWQQEVWAAVERSRKHTIHWLNGLIDAENTDADILIVTSGTAVSQGREAIRLLEDEGVRCGLVKVKTLRPWPGDEIREATKHAKHIFVPEFNVTGWLAKEIRATIPNSDRVHAGPHVCGGMTMPPEIIVSEIKTALGMRAMSLAGRGS